Proteins from one bacterium genomic window:
- the ppk1 gene encoding polyphosphate kinase 1, with protein sequence MAAQRTRKAGGNASRKGAPKRAAAVAPPPLPARAGLLDPALYLNRELTWLAFNSRVLHEGEDERTPLLERVKFLAITASNLDEFFMKRIGGLKQQVEAGVQKVTVDGRTPAEQIRDCYAVIVGLRRRMEELAARLEKLLRAAGIELVHYDHLAREEQARVRAEFVASIYPLITPQSVDPAHPFPFVSNLSLNLLVTLRYPGETEHSLARVKVPVGAGSRRFLRVGSGERFVRIEEVLCHNLDLLFPGMEVVRCELFRVTRNANAEKSEETADDLLALIESELQERRFAPIVRLEVDPGMDPAHRGRLASELDLDETQDVAEVRGMFALRDLFEIAALARPDLKDPAHHPIDHPLLQTERSIFHVVRDAGSILLQHPYEAFASSLERFLEEAAEDPKVRAIKMTLYRTASESSILEHLLAAARNGKQVAVVVELKARFDEQANIRLASRMEEAGIHVTYGVVGLKTHAKVTLVVRQDYNGLQRYVHVGTGNYHPVTSRVYADLGLLTADPVIGADATELFNYLTTGFTPKRAYSKLLVAPKGLKPALLEKIRREVRVHGRKGGGRIRFKMNGLEDADIARALYEASRAGVAVELIVRDSCRVRPGLPGLSETLQVVSIVGRFLEHSRVYYFRNGGDEEYYIGSADAMKRNLEYRVEVLAPVESPQLREELKAMLDIQWTDRRSAWDMRPDGTYVQRTPPKKAGDAPGCQELLIRLAEKRLKTATRLRKRTALTPGKRNLR encoded by the coding sequence ATGGCGGCGCAGCGGACAAGGAAGGCCGGCGGCAACGCCTCTCGCAAGGGGGCCCCGAAGCGCGCCGCCGCGGTGGCGCCACCTCCCCTGCCCGCGCGGGCCGGCCTCCTCGACCCCGCGCTCTACCTCAACCGCGAGCTGACCTGGCTGGCCTTCAACAGCCGGGTGCTCCACGAGGGCGAGGACGAGCGCACGCCGCTGCTCGAGCGCGTGAAGTTCCTGGCGATCACCGCCTCGAACCTCGACGAATTCTTCATGAAGCGCATCGGCGGCCTCAAGCAGCAGGTCGAGGCCGGGGTGCAGAAGGTGACGGTCGACGGCCGCACCCCGGCCGAGCAGATCCGCGACTGCTACGCCGTGATCGTCGGCCTGCGCCGGCGCATGGAGGAGCTGGCCGCGCGCCTGGAGAAGCTGCTGCGCGCCGCGGGCATCGAGCTGGTCCATTACGACCACCTGGCACGCGAGGAGCAGGCGCGGGTGCGCGCCGAGTTCGTCGCCTCGATCTATCCGCTGATCACGCCCCAGTCGGTCGACCCGGCGCACCCCTTCCCCTTCGTGTCGAACCTCTCGCTCAACCTGCTGGTGACGCTGCGCTACCCCGGCGAGACCGAGCACTCGCTGGCCCGCGTCAAGGTGCCCGTCGGGGCGGGCTCCCGCCGCTTCCTGCGCGTGGGCTCCGGCGAGCGCTTCGTGCGGATCGAGGAGGTGCTCTGCCACAACCTCGACCTGCTCTTCCCGGGCATGGAGGTCGTGCGCTGCGAGCTCTTCCGCGTGACCCGCAACGCCAACGCCGAGAAGAGCGAGGAGACGGCCGACGACCTGCTGGCGCTCATCGAGTCCGAGCTGCAGGAGCGGCGCTTCGCGCCCATCGTGCGCCTCGAGGTCGACCCCGGAATGGACCCGGCGCACCGCGGCCGCCTCGCCTCGGAGCTGGACCTGGACGAGACACAGGACGTCGCCGAGGTCCGCGGCATGTTCGCGCTGCGCGACCTCTTCGAGATCGCCGCGCTGGCGCGCCCCGACCTCAAGGACCCGGCGCACCACCCCATCGACCACCCGCTGCTGCAGACCGAGCGGAGCATCTTCCACGTCGTGCGCGACGCCGGCTCGATCCTGCTCCAGCACCCCTACGAGGCCTTCGCCTCCTCGCTCGAGCGCTTCCTCGAGGAGGCGGCCGAGGACCCCAAGGTGCGCGCGATCAAGATGACGCTCTATCGCACCGCCAGCGAGAGCAGCATCCTCGAGCACCTGCTGGCCGCCGCGCGCAACGGCAAGCAGGTCGCCGTCGTGGTCGAGCTCAAGGCGCGCTTCGACGAGCAGGCCAACATCCGCCTCGCGAGCCGGATGGAGGAGGCCGGGATCCACGTCACCTACGGCGTGGTCGGCCTCAAGACGCACGCGAAGGTCACGCTCGTGGTGCGCCAGGACTACAACGGCCTGCAGCGCTACGTCCACGTCGGCACGGGCAACTACCACCCGGTGACCTCCCGCGTCTACGCCGACCTCGGCCTGCTCACCGCGGACCCGGTCATCGGGGCGGACGCGACCGAGCTCTTCAACTACCTCACGACCGGCTTCACCCCCAAGCGCGCCTACAGCAAGCTGCTGGTCGCGCCCAAGGGGCTGAAGCCCGCGCTCCTCGAGAAGATCCGCCGCGAGGTCCGCGTGCACGGGCGCAAGGGCGGCGGGCGCATCCGCTTCAAGATGAACGGCCTCGAGGACGCCGACATCGCGCGCGCGCTCTACGAGGCGTCGCGGGCCGGGGTGGCCGTCGAGCTGATCGTGCGCGACTCCTGCCGCGTGCGGCCCGGGCTGCCGGGGCTCTCGGAGACCCTCCAGGTCGTCTCGATCGTCGGGCGCTTCCTCGAGCACTCCCGCGTCTACTACTTCCGCAACGGCGGCGACGAGGAGTACTACATCGGCTCGGCCGACGCGATGAAGCGCAACCTCGAGTACCGCGTCGAGGTCCTCGCGCCCGTGGAGTCGCCGCAGCTGCGCGAGGAGCTCAAGGCGATGCTCGACATCCAGTGGACCGACCGCCGC
- a CDS encoding UDP-galactose-lipid carrier transferase: protein MLEKIDLTLAVPKAAYRRRIVHLQARLYDLVHAAFQRQIPAMIVFEGWAAAGKGGTINTLTERLDPRGVRVVPLSPPRTSEKRYPWMWRYWQRIPAYGQTIIYDTSWYRRVLIDRVGKNVKKGVWQAAYQDIVEFEAMLGTEGTLIRKFWLHISRGEQKRRFRKLLGSKLTAWQVTEEDSAQHEAWGKYAGAVEEMLARTDFPHAPWVIVEATDRYHTRIKVFEEIIRAFEERLAAHVPPPRPGATRAPKRERRRGL from the coding sequence ATGCTCGAGAAGATCGACCTCACCCTGGCCGTGCCGAAGGCGGCGTACCGCCGGCGCATCGTCCACCTGCAGGCGCGCCTCTACGACCTGGTGCACGCGGCCTTCCAGCGCCAGATACCGGCGATGATCGTCTTCGAGGGCTGGGCCGCGGCCGGCAAGGGCGGGACGATCAACACGCTCACGGAGCGGCTCGACCCGCGCGGGGTGCGCGTCGTGCCGCTCTCGCCGCCGCGCACCTCGGAGAAGCGCTACCCCTGGATGTGGCGCTACTGGCAGCGGATCCCGGCCTACGGGCAGACGATCATCTACGACACGTCGTGGTACCGGCGCGTGCTCATCGACCGCGTCGGCAAGAACGTGAAGAAGGGCGTCTGGCAGGCGGCGTACCAGGACATCGTCGAGTTCGAGGCGATGCTCGGGACCGAGGGGACGCTCATCCGCAAGTTCTGGCTGCACATCAGCCGCGGGGAGCAGAAGCGGCGCTTCCGCAAGCTGCTCGGCTCGAAGCTGACGGCGTGGCAGGTGACCGAGGAGGACTCGGCCCAGCACGAGGCCTGGGGAAAGTACGCGGGGGCGGTCGAGGAGATGCTCGCCCGCACCGACTTCCCGCACGCGCCGTGGGTCATCGTCGAGGCCACCGACCGTTACCACACGCGGATCAAGGTCTTCGAGGAGATCATCCGCGCCTTCGAGGAGCGCCTCGCCGCGCACGTGCCGCCCCCGCGCCCCGGCGCGACGCGTGCGCCGAAACGGGAGCGACGCCGTGGTCTTTGA
- a CDS encoding deoxynucleoside kinase has translation MGAQRQTHFIAVAGSIGAGKSSLIRFLQERFGMHPFYEKNDDNPFLDDFYRDMPAYAFPAQVWFLARKFRAHREIGHLDRPAVLDRTIHEDAEVFAAHLAERGLFPRREYETYLALYRTIRDALPPPDLLIYLKSSVRTQRRRIALRGRPSERGLDPAYLRGLNRLYRGWIGRWRLSPVLVLDADRLDFVADLAHQADVLTTLRRHLSES, from the coding sequence ATGGGCGCGCAGCGGCAGACTCACTTCATCGCCGTCGCCGGGAGCATCGGCGCGGGCAAGTCGAGCCTCATCCGCTTCCTGCAGGAGCGCTTCGGCATGCACCCGTTCTACGAGAAGAACGACGACAATCCCTTCCTCGACGACTTCTACCGCGACATGCCGGCCTACGCCTTCCCCGCCCAGGTCTGGTTCCTCGCCCGCAAGTTCCGGGCGCACCGCGAGATCGGCCACCTCGACCGGCCCGCCGTGCTCGACCGCACGATCCACGAGGACGCCGAGGTCTTCGCCGCCCACCTCGCCGAGCGCGGCCTCTTCCCGCGGCGCGAGTACGAGACGTACCTCGCCCTCTACCGCACCATCCGCGACGCGCTGCCGCCGCCGGATCTGCTGATCTACCTCAAGTCATCGGTGCGCACGCAGCGCCGGCGCATCGCGCTGCGCGGCCGCCCCTCGGAGCGCGGGCTCGACCCGGCCTACCTCCGCGGGCTCAACCGGCTCTACCGCGGCTGGATCGGCCGCTGGCGCCTCTCGCCGGTGCTCGTGCTCGATGCGGACCGGCTGGACTTCGTGGCCGACCTCGCGCACCAGGCGGACGTCCTGACCACTCTGCGCCGCCACCTTTCGGAGAGCTAA
- a CDS encoding MerR family transcriptional regulator, with amino-acid sequence MAIVRSFHRHRGETSFTLQQLIAILEEQLPLIAPEQTRYRVTTVPTERTIRFYTGQGLVDKPVGRDRQQALYGYRHLLQILVIKYLQSHYLPLRKIRALVENAGNRDLEQLIPEIASANWAHRGLVRDDRKVPVDRGRQAGAAITREPAAAGARDALPGPTPDIDAPAAAADLGAWHRLEAAPGIELHVHEAALAPAQRERLRGALLRELGVLRGWFNSPGRNQD; translated from the coding sequence ATGGCAATCGTCAGATCGTTTCATCGCCACCGCGGAGAGACGTCATTCACGCTGCAGCAGCTCATCGCGATACTGGAAGAGCAGCTTCCCCTGATCGCTCCCGAGCAGACGAGGTACCGGGTGACGACGGTTCCCACAGAGAGGACGATCAGGTTCTACACAGGGCAGGGCCTTGTGGACAAGCCAGTGGGACGAGATCGCCAGCAAGCCCTCTACGGTTACCGTCACCTGCTGCAAATCCTGGTGATAAAGTACCTGCAGTCCCACTACCTTCCGCTGCGCAAGATCCGTGCACTTGTGGAAAACGCTGGCAACCGGGATCTCGAGCAGCTCATCCCTGAGATCGCCTCCGCGAACTGGGCGCACCGCGGCCTCGTGCGCGACGACCGCAAGGTGCCGGTGGACCGCGGGCGACAGGCAGGGGCTGCAATCACGCGCGAGCCGGCGGCAGCCGGCGCCCGCGATGCCCTGCCCGGCCCGACGCCGGACATTGACGCGCCCGCCGCTGCGGCGGACCTCGGCGCCTGGCACCGGCTCGAAGCCGCCCCGGGCATCGAGCTGCACGTGCACGAGGCCGCGCTCGCGCCGGCGCAGCGCGAGCGCCTGCGGGGGGCGCTGCTGCGGGAGCTCGGGGTCCTGCGCGGCTGGTTCAACAGCCCCGGAAGGAATCAGGACTGA